DNA from Salinibacterium sp. dk2585:
GGGTTCGTCGAGACACCGAAGGTCGTTTCCGGAATCGATGTCCAATCGCTCGAGAAGGTCGAGGGTTTCTACGACCGTCTCGTGGACACAACAGTGCCGGTCAGTTCTCCCAAAGAGGCGGAGCTGACCAAGTTGCTGGAGAATACCTTCCGGCACGTCAACATCGCGCTCGTTAACGAGCTGGCGATCTTCGCGCAGAAGCTGGGCGTGAACGTTTGGGAATCGATTGAAGCTGCCAGCACGAAGCCTTTCGGGTACATGAAGTTCACCCCAGGACCTGGCGTCGGGGGGCACTGCCTCCCCGTAGATCCGAGCTATCTCTCTTGGCAAGTGAGGCGGAAGCTCGGGCAGAACTTCCGATTCGTGGAGCTTGCGAACGATGTCAATGACCACATGCCCGACTACGTCGTGCAACGGCTCATGCTGATCCTCAATCGTTCGCAGCGCGCCATCAGCGGCTCTAAGGTCGCCTTAGTCGGGCTCTCGTACAAGAAGAACACTGGCGACATTCGAGAGTCACCCTCTCTGAAGATCATCGAGCTGCTCCAGGAATACGGCGCTGTGGTCATCGGAGTCGACGAGCGAGTGGAGGCTGCTCGGTGGCCTAAGGGCGTCGAGAGGATGGCCCTCAACGAGGACCTCATCCGTTCTGTGGATGCTGCGATCCTTGTCACCGACCACGACGATTTCGATCTCTCCGTGCTCGAAAACATCGATACTCCGGTCCTGGACACCAAGAACAAGATCAGTGGCAGAAACGTCGAGCGGTTGTAAGACGTTGGATGTCCGCGAGGCCGCCCTGTGAGGACTGTTTTCGGACTCGTCGCAAATGCCGGGTATGTCCTGGCTGTCCAGATCCTCGCACTCGTAACGCTGGACCCGGCGGACTACGGAGCCTTTTCGCTGCAGTATCTCGTGTTTGCGTTGGGTAGTTCGCTCTCACTTTCACTCATCAGTGAGGCTTGGCTACGTCACGATACGCAATCGGGAGTGCGAAGCCCTTGGCGAGACTACGGTAATGCGACGCTCTTCCTCGCGCTGTCGCTCGGAGGGCTTACAGTTATCGTTTCTGCATTGGTGCCCGCTCTCAGTGATGTTGCGGTGATCGGCGCCCTCGCGGTCGCGGCATCCGTCTATCGTGTGAGCGTTCGGTACTACGCGGTGAGGTGCAAAGCGCCGGTGCTCGTGTCGGACCTGTCCGGCCTCGTCGTAACCGTGGCAGTCTGGGTTTGGTTCGCTGTGCTTGGCGACTGGTCGCTATTGGGTATGTCCACGGCGTGGGCCCTTGGTGCTGTGGCCTCGGCGTTGACCTCGAGACTTCCACCGCTACCCTCCGTGTCCCTCTTACGTTCCTGG
Protein-coding regions in this window:
- a CDS encoding nucleotide sugar dehydrogenase; translation: MSEAQKLVVVGQGYVGLPVAMRAVTQGFDVVGVDLDASRVDRLLSGESFVDDITHDELKAALESGRYRPSVDYAVAESFDFAVITVPTPLREGLPDLTFIEESAKSLAVYLKKQATVILESTTYPGTTEELLVPILEAGSGLKAGSDFYVGYSPERIDPGNKVWGFVETPKVVSGIDVQSLEKVEGFYDRLVDTTVPVSSPKEAELTKLLENTFRHVNIALVNELAIFAQKLGVNVWESIEAASTKPFGYMKFTPGPGVGGHCLPVDPSYLSWQVRRKLGQNFRFVELANDVNDHMPDYVVQRLMLILNRSQRAISGSKVALVGLSYKKNTGDIRESPSLKIIELLQEYGAVVIGVDERVEAARWPKGVERMALNEDLIRSVDAAILVTDHDDFDLSVLENIDTPVLDTKNKISGRNVERL